A section of the Prochlorococcus sp. MIT 1341 genome encodes:
- a CDS encoding sirohydrochlorin chelatase, with the protein MICGHGSRNRIAVDEFSQLVDAIRLRIPKIPVQYGYLEFARPIIREGLDKLREKSVKRVLAIPAMLFAATHAKNDIPSVLNTYSSDTGLRIDYGRELGVDRLMIEAAGERIKEAIALAPEIPFAETMLVVVGRGSSDPDANSNVAKVTRMLIEAFGFGWGETFYSGVTFPLVEPGLRKAVKLGFKRIIVLPYFLFSGVLVSRIRQQTANVANENSNVEFLSAGYLGSHHSVVDTFIERIEEAYSGEAVMNCALCKYRDKLLGFESEVGLPQESHHHHVEGLAETCNLCEEECTGACEEISDAVLENSHHHRHSHSKYPHKEHPLGPSSFKTPPNSGESKEV; encoded by the coding sequence ATGATTTGCGGTCATGGAAGTCGAAATCGTATTGCTGTAGATGAGTTTTCTCAACTAGTCGACGCTATAAGGCTAAGGATCCCTAAGATTCCGGTTCAATACGGCTATCTTGAATTTGCTAGGCCAATTATTCGCGAAGGTCTTGATAAGTTGCGTGAAAAATCTGTAAAAAGAGTTTTAGCAATCCCTGCGATGCTATTTGCTGCTACACACGCAAAAAATGACATACCTTCTGTTTTAAACACCTATTCATCAGATACAGGTCTAAGAATTGATTATGGACGTGAATTGGGTGTAGATAGATTAATGATTGAGGCCGCAGGTGAAAGAATTAAAGAAGCAATTGCATTAGCTCCTGAGATTCCATTCGCTGAGACAATGCTTGTTGTTGTTGGCAGAGGATCATCAGATCCAGATGCTAATTCCAACGTAGCAAAAGTCACGAGAATGTTAATAGAGGCCTTTGGTTTTGGTTGGGGTGAAACTTTTTATTCAGGAGTTACATTTCCCCTAGTTGAACCTGGCTTAAGGAAAGCAGTAAAACTTGGCTTTAAGAGAATCATAGTCTTGCCTTATTTTCTTTTTTCTGGAGTTTTAGTAAGTCGTATAAGACAGCAGACAGCAAACGTTGCAAATGAAAATTCAAATGTTGAATTTCTTTCGGCCGGTTATTTAGGTAGCCATCATTCGGTCGTAGATACCTTTATAGAGCGCATAGAGGAAGCTTATAGCGGTGAAGCAGTTATGAATTGTGCTTTATGTAAGTACAGGGATAAATTATTGGGTTTTGAATCTGAAGTAGGCCTTCCGCAGGAAAGCCATCATCATCATGTAGAGGGGCTTGCTGAAACATGCAATCTTTGCGAGGAAGAATGCACAGGAGCCTGTGAAGAAATTTCGGATGCAGTTTTGGAAAACTCGCATCATCATCGTCATTCTCATTCGAAATATCCTCATAAAGAACATCCATTAGGACCTTCCAGCTTTAAAACCCCCCCCAATTCAGGAGAATCTAAAGAGGTCTAG
- a CDS encoding DUF2811 domain-containing protein, producing MDRSHLERCVEINNGIDCGTGPFEYVSLETEIPEVLYLGMKDFISSNPSWDQYRVMSSALANFLFQNGCGDRAVTESYLNDLFTRSEA from the coding sequence ATGGATCGCAGTCATCTGGAGCGTTGTGTTGAGATCAATAACGGAATTGATTGTGGGACTGGGCCATTTGAGTATGTCAGCCTTGAAACTGAGATACCAGAAGTTCTTTATTTAGGAATGAAAGATTTTATTAGCTCTAATCCTTCCTGGGACCAATACCGTGTTATGAGCTCGGCATTGGCAAATTTTCTTTTCCAGAATGGATGCGGCGACAGAGCAGTTACAGAATCGTATTTAAATGATCTGTTTACGCGTTCCGAGGCTTGA
- a CDS encoding GMC family oxidoreductase, producing the protein MVTKDFEAIVIGSGATGGVAALTLAEAGIKVLVIEAGPNYSSQKAIGSEPCNSFRRISSLLTGEHGQQLQHPGFWKANPLLFAKKKDNPYLFPPSHPYIWTQGRQVGGRSLTWGGITLRLSNQNFTSAEVDGFGPNWPIKHEDLDKHYSALEKLFKIHGMRDGLQNLPDGEYISPLPLTSSEKSFASKIQNDLGYKLINSRGFGPHQPSKKEPWPKFSSPGSTLRKAIATGNVEVLCNHIVEKLIMNNEKDKAKGVLLINILTNSRIEIKGKLIIMCGSTIQTLKILLNSEETNHSNGFVDPSGMLGENLMDHISTCRFFAVPKTNADHTNNVDSNYTLSGAGSFLIPCGDKIQNNNSKKFIRDYGIWGGIDRFNIPSFLRKIPETTIGFLIGHGEVLPQKKNKVTLSNELDKWETPIPFIDCCWGENELLMVSDIQKTINLMITSAGGKILPLHELINLPFLEPILSGAMALQEGAPPPGYYIHEVGGAPMGREENSSVVDPINRLWRCSNVLVVDGACWPSSGWQSPTLTMMAITRRACLEAIKPRNA; encoded by the coding sequence TTGGTAACTAAAGACTTTGAAGCAATTGTAATTGGTTCTGGGGCTACAGGTGGAGTAGCTGCTCTAACCCTTGCTGAGGCTGGGATTAAAGTACTAGTTATAGAAGCAGGTCCTAATTACTCATCCCAAAAGGCAATAGGTTCAGAGCCCTGTAATTCATTTAGACGCATATCAAGTCTTTTAACAGGAGAGCATGGACAACAGTTGCAACACCCTGGTTTCTGGAAAGCAAATCCATTGCTTTTCGCTAAAAAGAAAGATAATCCTTATCTTTTTCCACCTAGTCATCCCTATATATGGACTCAAGGCAGACAAGTAGGTGGCAGGAGTCTTACTTGGGGAGGGATAACTCTTAGACTTTCAAACCAGAATTTCACCTCCGCAGAAGTTGATGGCTTTGGTCCCAACTGGCCTATAAAGCATGAGGATCTGGATAAACATTATTCCGCGTTAGAAAAACTCTTCAAAATACATGGAATGAGAGATGGCCTGCAAAACCTCCCTGACGGGGAATATATATCACCCTTACCATTGACTAGCAGTGAAAAATCATTTGCTTCTAAAATTCAAAATGATCTTGGATATAAACTAATTAATTCTAGAGGGTTTGGTCCACATCAACCATCTAAAAAAGAACCATGGCCAAAGTTTAGTAGTCCTGGCAGTACTCTAAGAAAAGCTATAGCGACAGGTAATGTAGAAGTTCTATGTAATCATATAGTTGAAAAACTAATAATGAATAACGAAAAAGATAAGGCAAAAGGAGTCTTACTAATAAACATATTAACCAATAGCAGAATAGAAATAAAGGGTAAATTAATTATAATGTGTGGCTCGACAATTCAAACATTGAAAATCCTACTTAATTCTGAGGAAACTAACCATTCAAATGGATTTGTTGACCCTTCAGGCATGTTAGGTGAGAACTTGATGGATCACATATCTACCTGCCGTTTCTTTGCAGTACCAAAAACTAATGCAGACCATACGAATAATGTTGATTCAAATTATACTCTTTCCGGGGCAGGAAGTTTTTTGATTCCATGTGGGGACAAAATTCAAAATAACAACTCAAAAAAATTTATTAGAGATTATGGGATATGGGGAGGAATTGATCGTTTCAATATCCCCTCTTTTTTAAGAAAAATTCCTGAAACTACAATAGGTTTTCTAATTGGGCATGGAGAAGTTCTTCCACAGAAAAAAAATAAGGTAACCCTTTCAAATGAACTGGACAAGTGGGAAACACCTATCCCTTTTATTGATTGTTGCTGGGGAGAGAATGAACTTTTAATGGTTTCAGATATTCAAAAGACTATCAATCTAATGATAACTAGTGCAGGAGGCAAAATCCTGCCCCTTCACGAGCTAATAAATCTCCCTTTTTTAGAACCAATTCTCTCTGGTGCAATGGCGCTTCAAGAAGGAGCCCCACCTCCTGGCTATTACATTCATGAAGTGGGTGGGGCTCCCATGGGAAGGGAAGAAAACTCAAGCGTTGTAGATCCTATTAATAGGCTTTGGAGATGTTCAAATGTGCTTGTAGTAGACGGCGCTTGTTGGCCTAGTTCCGGTTGGCAGAGTCCCACCCTAACCATGATGGCAATTACTCGAAGAGCTTGTTTAGAGGCAATCAAGCCTCGGAACGCGTAA
- a CDS encoding class I SAM-dependent methyltransferase, which yields MGGLINSFFLSHFPHATITCVDTWEWNSDDNKFDLQVIESNFNKNTYPFHERITKFKGTSYSYFESNQQRNYFDLIYIDGSYVPDDLIIDAFKSFQALAIGGLMIFEYYIWIDGRPPKDRPIEAINSFLSIKKGCYKIVQVYSQLIIQKIK from the coding sequence ATGGGAGGGCTTATCAACAGTTTTTTTCTTAGCCATTTTCCTCATGCTACAATAACATGTGTTGATACATGGGAATGGAATAGTGATGATAATAAATTTGATCTTCAGGTAATTGAAAGTAATTTCAATAAAAATACTTATCCATTTCATGAAAGAATTACTAAATTCAAGGGAACCTCCTACTCCTATTTTGAGAGCAATCAGCAAAGGAATTACTTTGACCTAATCTATATTGATGGTTCTTATGTTCCAGACGATCTAATAATTGATGCCTTTAAGTCTTTTCAGGCATTGGCCATAGGTGGTCTTATGATATTCGAATACTATATTTGGATTGACGGTCGCCCGCCAAAAGACAGACCAATAGAAGCTATCAACTCTTTCTTAAGTATAAAAAAAGGTTGCTATAAAATAGTTCAAGTTTACTCTCAGTTAATTATACAAAAAATAAAATAA
- a CDS encoding asparaginase, which yields MNNSLKYPQEHLLVYLKRGSCIESVHRVHAVVCDNKGRNLMAAGEANLETFIRSSLKPFQAIPFLSSGAAEQINAGDSGIAISTSSHEGSTLHAREVFKLLWKSKIDVTALQCPIPNSATSALQHNCSGKHAAFLATCKKMDWPIETYLLGNHPLQIEITRLVSDLLRLPAEELVAARDDCGAPTLLLRLSQMAFLFAHLGGSKHAELEQISRSMLAYPNLVAGEKRFDTKLMKNSHGQLLSKGGAEGIQCLSRVGEGIGLAIKVEDGSKRAKQAVALHLLRQLDWITPGRLEELEEETLLLAPGLQLEVQGSLQFQENKI from the coding sequence ATGAATAATTCATTAAAGTACCCACAGGAGCATCTGCTGGTATACCTAAAAAGAGGTTCCTGTATTGAATCAGTGCATAGAGTTCATGCTGTTGTTTGTGATAATAAAGGAAGAAATTTAATGGCAGCGGGTGAAGCTAATCTAGAAACATTTATCAGATCTTCATTAAAACCTTTTCAAGCAATTCCTTTTCTAAGCAGTGGGGCTGCAGAACAAATAAATGCAGGGGATAGTGGTATAGCAATAAGTACTAGTTCTCATGAAGGTTCAACGTTACATGCAAGAGAAGTCTTCAAACTTTTGTGGAAATCTAAGATAGATGTGACTGCCCTTCAATGCCCAATTCCAAACTCAGCAACTAGTGCCCTTCAACATAACTGTTCTGGTAAGCATGCTGCCTTCTTAGCAACCTGCAAAAAAATGGATTGGCCTATTGAAACATATCTACTGGGAAACCATCCTTTACAAATAGAAATCACAAGACTCGTTTCTGATCTACTTAGATTGCCGGCTGAGGAACTTGTCGCGGCAAGGGACGATTGCGGCGCTCCAACATTACTACTTCGTTTGTCCCAAATGGCATTTTTATTCGCCCACCTTGGTGGATCTAAGCATGCTGAATTAGAACAAATAAGTAGATCAATGCTTGCCTATCCAAATTTAGTGGCAGGAGAAAAAAGGTTCGATACTAAGCTTATGAAGAATTCACATGGACAATTGCTAAGCAAAGGGGGGGCAGAAGGAATTCAATGTCTTAGTAGAGTTGGTGAGGGTATTGGGTTGGCAATAAAAGTCGAAGATGGGTCAAAAAGAGCTAAACAGGCAGTAGCACTCCATCTACTACGGCAATTGGACTGGATCACTCCAGGAAGGCTCGAAGAACTAGAGGAGGAAACCCTTTTACTAGCTCCCGGATTACAACTAGAAGTACAAGGATCACTTCAATTCCAGGAAAACAAGATATAA
- a CDS encoding CGLD27 family protein, with protein sequence MPSPYCPVPINQQPLEEYKELSESWFFSWPIKKRSGLYFSLFTSWLLILPINLIIFGSSFSQNQNLIRLCLTSGVISIGLPILLLIRLLIGWDYVCKRLTSIEVEYEETGWQDGNCWKKPESWLQKDLLIAQHVVKPIIRILIKPLIITSAFMTTGILLCQTPTIH encoded by the coding sequence ATGCCTTCTCCTTACTGTCCAGTTCCAATAAATCAACAACCTCTTGAGGAATATAAAGAGCTCTCGGAATCATGGTTTTTTTCATGGCCTATTAAAAAAAGGTCAGGATTATATTTTTCATTATTCACAAGCTGGCTTCTTATACTTCCAATCAATCTAATCATTTTCGGAAGTAGCTTTTCACAAAACCAAAATCTAATTAGATTATGCCTAACAAGTGGAGTAATTAGTATTGGCCTGCCTATTCTCTTATTAATTAGATTATTAATAGGTTGGGATTATGTTTGCAAACGCCTAACCTCTATCGAAGTTGAATATGAAGAGACTGGATGGCAGGATGGTAATTGTTGGAAAAAACCAGAATCTTGGCTTCAAAAAGACCTCCTCATAGCACAACATGTAGTAAAACCAATTATACGAATCCTAATAAAACCCCTTATAATAACCAGTGCATTTATGACAACTGGAATACTTCTCTGCCAAACACCAACAATCCACTAA
- the rsfS gene encoding ribosome silencing factor yields MDSESIALLAAEACDDRKAKDIQLIRVEDVSSLADWIVIAEGFSDVQVRAIAKSVEDVLENKANRQPLRREGINEAKWALIDYGEVIVHLFQPRERAYYSLEAFWSHGERRQFTPTQNTLKT; encoded by the coding sequence ATGGATAGCGAGTCAATAGCCCTATTGGCTGCAGAAGCTTGTGATGACCGAAAAGCAAAAGACATCCAACTTATTCGTGTTGAAGATGTTTCGTCATTAGCAGATTGGATAGTTATTGCTGAAGGCTTTTCTGATGTCCAAGTGAGAGCAATTGCTAAGTCCGTTGAAGACGTGTTGGAAAATAAAGCGAATCGACAACCTCTTCGACGTGAAGGTATTAACGAAGCAAAATGGGCATTAATTGACTATGGGGAGGTAATAGTTCATTTATTTCAGCCTAGGGAGCGAGCTTATTACTCTCTTGAAGCATTTTGGAGTCATGGGGAACGTAGACAATTTACCCCTACTCAAAATACCCTTAAAACATAA
- a CDS encoding DUF3318 domain-containing protein, translating into MSELQRLKGLLPPENQSWVFVEAAAAVDPPLITLEEIGRDEVEIQIDLDQWETLALDHRNLLFWHEVGRIQNDTIPRDGWEMAALAIGVGGAIGELWVQDGLLLLMALGLSGFAGYRLYLKNNSEKRLQDAIAADERAIDLACRFGYSVPNSYKSLGGALKELVEQTRKKKKRGFYEDRLEALRKSASKARAEMAEQEGSTESVSSENVYG; encoded by the coding sequence ATGAGCGAACTTCAGCGACTGAAAGGGTTGCTGCCGCCAGAAAATCAAAGCTGGGTGTTTGTCGAGGCTGCTGCTGCAGTCGATCCTCCCTTAATAACCCTTGAGGAAATAGGGCGTGACGAAGTCGAGATTCAAATTGACCTCGATCAATGGGAAACCCTTGCTTTAGACCACCGAAATTTATTGTTTTGGCATGAAGTGGGTCGAATCCAGAATGACACCATCCCGCGAGATGGCTGGGAGATGGCTGCTCTTGCCATAGGAGTAGGGGGGGCAATTGGCGAGCTTTGGGTTCAAGACGGACTTCTGCTTTTAATGGCACTTGGACTATCAGGTTTCGCAGGTTATCGTCTTTATCTCAAAAATAATTCTGAAAAACGGTTACAAGATGCAATAGCTGCTGATGAGAGAGCAATAGATCTGGCTTGCAGATTTGGATACAGTGTTCCAAATTCATATAAAAGTCTAGGAGGTGCTCTTAAAGAGCTAGTTGAACAAACCAGAAAGAAAAAGAAACGTGGTTTCTACGAGGATCGTCTTGAAGCTCTAAGAAAGAGTGCTAGTAAAGCAAGAGCCGAAATGGCTGAACAGGAAGGTTCTACGGAATCCGTAAGCAGCGAGAACGTTTATGGATAG